From a single Cyanobacteria bacterium QS_8_64_29 genomic region:
- a CDS encoding DUF2996 domain-containing protein, with protein sequence MAEQTSSNPERAQQQHEAHESAAPAAEEASEAEGEQKQAKAAGKRQSKASASKGGASQSQSAQEKAEGGKKQKKPKLEDKPFTEFIQQDYLPRLQEAAQQAGIADLELSFTQGAVPIPNGEQPEQCSQVVGTWHNGTLKFILYFLDEDISSQKAFTHQVEGASPSTVEPFMIDERKVTLELLVLYVLERINSYKWLAGN encoded by the coding sequence ATGGCAGAACAAACTTCCTCTAACCCCGAACGAGCACAACAGCAGCACGAAGCCCACGAAAGCGCTGCTCCTGCTGCCGAGGAGGCCAGTGAGGCAGAGGGCGAGCAAAAGCAGGCCAAAGCGGCCGGCAAGCGCCAGTCCAAGGCCAGCGCTAGTAAGGGTGGCGCCAGTCAATCCCAGTCCGCGCAAGAAAAAGCCGAGGGCGGCAAAAAGCAAAAGAAACCCAAACTGGAAGACAAGCCCTTTACCGAGTTCATTCAGCAGGACTATCTGCCCCGCTTGCAAGAAGCGGCGCAGCAAGCAGGCATTGCGGATCTGGAACTAAGCTTTACCCAAGGAGCCGTTCCCATCCCCAACGGGGAACAACCGGAACAGTGCTCGCAGGTGGTGGGAACGTGGCACAACGGGACGCTCAAGTTCATCCTCTACTTTCTGGATGAGGACATCAGCAGCCAGAAGGCGTTTACCCATCAAGTCGAAGGCGCGTCCCCCAGCACGGTCGAGCCGTTCATGATTGACGAGCGCAAAGTCACCTTGGAGCTGCTCGTTTTGTACGTGCTCGAGCGCATCAACTCGTACAAGTGGCTGGCGGGCAACTGA
- a CDS encoding molybdopterin synthase sulfur carrier subunit, which produces MAVKVLIPTVLQKYTNEQATVECSGSNVSELLDALEANCPGIKGRLRDESGKPHRFLNFYVNSEDIRFLDGPQTALQDGDEVSIVPAVAGG; this is translated from the coding sequence ATGGCCGTGAAGGTTTTGATTCCAACCGTCCTGCAGAAATATACCAACGAGCAAGCCACAGTGGAGTGCAGTGGCAGTAACGTCAGCGAGCTTTTGGATGCGCTTGAAGCGAACTGCCCCGGCATCAAGGGGCGCCTGCGCGATGAAAGCGGCAAGCCCCATCGCTTTTTAAACTTCTACGTCAACAGCGAGGACATCCGCTTTCTGGACGGGCCCCAAACGGCACTACAGGACGGCGATGAGGTCAGCATCGTACCGGCTGTAGCCGGCGGCTAG
- a CDS encoding threonine synthase: MTQAMPISDQSAQPATFTQLVSKEGGATYDLRPIHVCEETFAPLEVAYDYEAIRQQVSREAIATGPNSIWRYQPFLPVASPDPIDVGTGMTPLVESKRLAHRLGLNKLYIKNDAVNVPSLSFKDRVVAVALSRAREFGFDTVACASTGNLANSTAAIAAHAGLNCCVFIPADLEAGKIVGTLAYNPTVMAVQGNYDQVNRLCSEIANTYDWGIVNINLRPYYSEGSKTLAFEVAEQLGWQLPDRIVCPIASGSLFTKLQKGFQELVKTGLVPQYATRFSGAQAQGCSPVAQAFQAGRDFVDPVKPDTIAKSIAIGNPADGAYALDTARETDGEIEAVTDAEIVEGIKLLAETEGIFTETAGGTTVAVLKKLAEAGRIDPNETMVAYITGNGLKTQEALQDCIGEPIAIEAKLSSFEQAWARSQSRDGQQVLVRSGR, encoded by the coding sequence ATGACCCAGGCGATGCCCATTTCCGATCAGTCGGCGCAGCCCGCCACCTTCACCCAGTTGGTCTCTAAAGAAGGGGGTGCGACGTACGACCTGCGCCCGATCCACGTGTGCGAAGAAACCTTTGCCCCCCTCGAGGTTGCCTACGACTACGAGGCCATCCGGCAGCAAGTTAGCCGCGAGGCGATCGCCACAGGACCCAACTCCATTTGGCGCTACCAGCCGTTTTTGCCCGTCGCTAGCCCTGACCCCATCGATGTAGGCACGGGGATGACTCCCCTGGTTGAGTCGAAGCGGCTGGCCCACCGCTTGGGGCTCAACAAGCTCTACATCAAAAACGATGCCGTCAACGTCCCCAGCTTGAGCTTTAAGGACCGGGTCGTAGCAGTCGCCCTCTCGCGCGCGCGCGAGTTTGGCTTCGATACGGTGGCCTGCGCCAGTACGGGGAATTTGGCTAACTCGACGGCCGCGATCGCCGCCCACGCCGGCCTGAATTGTTGCGTGTTCATCCCGGCCGATCTGGAGGCGGGCAAAATCGTGGGTACGCTGGCCTACAACCCCACTGTCATGGCAGTGCAGGGCAACTACGACCAGGTCAACCGCCTCTGTAGCGAAATTGCCAACACCTACGATTGGGGCATTGTCAACATCAACCTGCGCCCTTACTACTCGGAGGGGTCTAAGACCCTGGCGTTCGAGGTAGCCGAGCAACTGGGGTGGCAGCTTCCCGATCGGATCGTTTGTCCCATTGCCTCTGGGTCGCTGTTCACCAAGCTGCAGAAAGGCTTCCAAGAATTGGTCAAAACGGGCTTGGTTCCCCAGTACGCCACGCGCTTTAGCGGCGCGCAAGCCCAAGGTTGCTCCCCGGTGGCTCAAGCCTTTCAGGCCGGCCGCGACTTTGTCGATCCGGTCAAACCCGATACAATCGCCAAATCAATTGCCATTGGCAACCCGGCCGACGGCGCTTATGCCTTGGATACGGCGCGCGAGACGGACGGCGAGATTGAGGCAGTGACCGATGCCGAGATTGTTGAAGGCATCAAGCTGCTAGCCGAAACGGAAGGCATCTTCACCGAGACGGCCGGGGGTACGACTGTTGCCGTGCTGAAAAAGTTGGCCGAAGCCGGCCGGATCGATCCCAATGAGACCATGGTTGCCTACATCACCGGCAATGGGCTCAAAACGCAAGAAGCCCTTCAGGACTGCATTGGCGAGCCGATCGCCATCGAGGCCAAACTCAGTAGCTTCGAGCAGGCTTGGGCGCGCTCGCAGTCCCGCGATGGGCAACAGGTCTTGGTACGATCGGGCCGCTAG
- a CDS encoding molybdopterin synthase sulfur carrier subunit, whose product MPQDRITVTIALFAIYRDAFGVERLEREFPPQTPVKAVLEQLIAERPELAPWRELTDLGIGDGFVPPDTHLRDGDEVVLIPPVSGGSPQPQ is encoded by the coding sequence ATGCCCCAAGACCGCATCACCGTCACGATCGCGCTGTTTGCCATCTATCGGGATGCCTTTGGTGTCGAGCGGCTCGAGCGCGAGTTCCCGCCCCAAACCCCCGTCAAGGCCGTACTGGAGCAGCTCATCGCCGAGCGCCCCGAGCTGGCCCCGTGGCGCGAGCTGACCGATTTGGGCATCGGCGATGGCTTCGTCCCTCCCGACACGCACTTGCGCGATGGGGACGAAGTCGTGCTAATCCCGCCCGTGAGCGGGGGCAGTCCGCAGCCACAATAA
- a CDS encoding ATP-dependent Clp protease proteolytic subunit: protein MPIGVPRVPYRMPGQPYSEWVNIYDRLYRERIIFLGRSINDGLANQAIAVMLYLDSEDPSKPIYLYINSPGGTVSAGMAIYDTMQHVKSEIVTICLGTAASMGAFLLAAGTQGKRLALSHSRILIHQPMGGVQQRQASDVEIEANEILRIRQQLNELMAHHTGQPVEKIEQDTDRDFFMSSEEAKNYGLIDKVIQEQKAVPAQAQTA from the coding sequence ATGCCTATCGGCGTCCCCCGCGTTCCCTACCGCATGCCAGGCCAACCCTACAGCGAGTGGGTCAACATCTACGATCGTCTCTACCGGGAGCGCATCATTTTCCTAGGGCGCAGCATCAACGATGGCCTGGCCAACCAGGCGATCGCTGTCATGCTCTATCTGGACTCTGAAGATCCCAGCAAGCCCATCTATCTCTACATCAACTCCCCCGGCGGTACGGTCAGTGCGGGCATGGCCATCTACGACACCATGCAACACGTCAAATCCGAGATCGTCACCATCTGCCTGGGGACGGCGGCCTCAATGGGCGCCTTCCTGCTAGCTGCCGGCACCCAGGGCAAGCGCTTGGCGCTATCGCACTCGCGCATCTTGATCCACCAGCCCATGGGTGGGGTGCAGCAGCGGCAAGCCTCCGATGTCGAGATTGAAGCCAACGAGATCCTGCGTATCCGCCAGCAGCTCAACGAGCTCATGGCGCACCATACGGGGCAGCCGGTGGAAAAAATCGAGCAGGATACCGACCGCGATTTCTTCATGTCCTCCGAGGAAGCTAAAAACTACGGCCTCATCGACAAGGTCATTCAGGAGCAAAAAGCCGTTCCGGCCCAAGCGCAAACCGCCTAA
- a CDS encoding ATP-dependent Clp protease proteolytic subunit (ClpR variant present in an operon with ClpP3 in Synechococcus PCC7942; ClpR is missing the catalytic triad Ser-His-Asp characteristic of serine-type proteases; the exact function of ClpR and ClpP3 is unknown however they appear to be necessary for cell viability; hydrolyzes proteins to small peptides; with the ATPase subunits ClpA or ClpX, ClpP degrades specific substrates) produces the protein MDSPIQAVQAPYGDASVRTPPPDLPSLMLKERIVYLGLPLVSPDEYKEQLGVDVTELIIAQLLYLQFEDREKPIYMYINSTGTSWYGGEAIGFETEAFSICDTINYIQPPVHTICIGQAMGTAAMILAAGTPGYRASLPHATIVLHQPRQGAQGQATDIQIRAQEVLNNKRITHEILAQNTGQSVEQIEQDTERMFYLSPQQAKEYGLIDKVLESTQELPADAGAAQSTSA, from the coding sequence ATGGATTCACCCATCCAAGCCGTTCAAGCCCCCTATGGCGATGCGTCCGTTCGCACGCCTCCGCCCGATCTGCCGTCTCTGATGCTCAAGGAACGCATCGTCTATCTGGGGCTGCCGCTCGTCTCGCCCGATGAGTACAAAGAACAGCTCGGGGTCGATGTCACCGAGCTCATCATCGCCCAATTGCTCTACCTGCAATTTGAAGACCGCGAGAAACCCATCTACATGTACATCAACTCCACTGGGACCTCGTGGTACGGCGGCGAGGCGATCGGCTTTGAGACCGAAGCCTTCTCCATCTGCGACACCATCAACTACATTCAGCCGCCGGTGCACACCATCTGCATCGGTCAAGCCATGGGGACCGCTGCCATGATCCTCGCGGCCGGGACCCCCGGCTACCGGGCTAGTTTGCCCCATGCCACCATCGTGCTGCACCAGCCGCGCCAGGGGGCCCAAGGACAGGCCACCGACATTCAGATCCGCGCGCAGGAAGTGCTCAATAACAAGCGCATCACGCACGAGATTCTGGCGCAAAACACCGGTCAGTCGGTCGAGCAGATCGAGCAAGACACCGAGCGCATGTTCTACCTGTCCCCGCAGCAGGCTAAAGAGTACGGCTTGATCGACAAGGTACTCGAGAGCACTCAAGAGCTGCCTGCAGATGCTGGTGCGGCCCAATCCACCAGCGCCTAA
- a CDS encoding bifunctional ADP-dependent NAD(P)H-hydrate dehydratase/NAD(P)H-hydrate epimerase produces the protein MEQAWLERTAVTAAQMRQIEERLFAAGMPVAALMEKVGLAIAQQLVDEYPRHRFPHVGIVVGPGHNGGDALVVARELHLRGYQISLCRPIAKLKDLTAQHADYASHLGLPVYDGIQALAPCALAIDGLFGFGLTRPLAGEIATAVDWLNAQPQPAVSIDIPSGVAADTGETLGTAVRAERTFCLGLWKRAFFQDRALAFTGEASRIDLGIPAADVRAILSEPPQVQAMSAAVAQQHLPLWRSPATHKYCQGHVLAVGGSERYAGGILLTGWGAAATGVGMLTLAVPSALKLMAVSQLPDALVAACPETETGAIAQLPPQASEASRYSAIACGPGLTTEASATVQALLPLDRPLVLDADALNCLAAMGAAEALKQRPTETVLTPHPGEFRRLFPQLPDPGGDRLEAVQAAARHSGAIVLLKGARTAIAHPDGGVWVLPESTPALARGGSGDVLTGLIGGLLAQPLDSPAEAIAAAGAWWHAQAGLMAARQRTQMGVDARTLSQFLIPALQPLTGANDPGKRQAAAPAF, from the coding sequence ATGGAGCAGGCTTGGCTGGAGCGGACCGCCGTTACGGCAGCGCAAATGCGCCAAATCGAGGAGCGGCTGTTTGCCGCTGGTATGCCCGTGGCGGCGTTGATGGAAAAAGTGGGCCTCGCCATTGCCCAGCAGTTAGTAGATGAGTACCCACGCCATCGCTTCCCGCATGTCGGGATTGTGGTGGGGCCAGGGCACAACGGCGGCGACGCCCTGGTCGTGGCGCGCGAGCTGCACCTGCGCGGCTATCAGATCTCGCTGTGCCGGCCCATCGCCAAGCTCAAGGACCTGACCGCCCAGCACGCCGACTACGCCTCGCACCTGGGGCTGCCGGTTTATGATGGCATTCAGGCCCTAGCGCCCTGCGCGCTCGCCATTGACGGGCTGTTCGGATTCGGCCTCACTCGGCCGCTGGCGGGCGAGATTGCAACGGCGGTCGATTGGCTCAACGCGCAGCCGCAGCCAGCTGTCAGCATTGACATCCCCTCGGGGGTGGCTGCCGATACGGGCGAGACGCTGGGCACCGCCGTACGGGCCGAGCGCACCTTCTGCCTGGGATTGTGGAAACGCGCCTTCTTTCAAGACCGCGCGCTGGCCTTTACGGGCGAGGCCAGCCGCATCGATTTGGGCATTCCGGCGGCTGATGTGCGCGCCATCCTGTCCGAGCCGCCTCAGGTGCAGGCGATGTCAGCGGCAGTTGCGCAGCAGCACCTACCCCTGTGGCGATCACCGGCCACGCACAAATACTGCCAGGGCCACGTGCTGGCCGTGGGCGGCTCCGAGCGCTACGCCGGCGGCATCCTCCTAACCGGTTGGGGGGCTGCTGCCACGGGCGTAGGGATGCTGACGCTAGCAGTGCCCAGCGCTCTCAAGCTAATGGCTGTCAGCCAGCTCCCGGATGCGTTGGTTGCTGCCTGCCCCGAGACCGAAACGGGCGCGATCGCGCAGCTGCCGCCGCAGGCAAGCGAGGCATCGCGCTACAGCGCCATTGCCTGCGGCCCGGGCCTGACGACTGAGGCATCGGCCACCGTGCAGGCCTTGCTGCCGCTGGATCGGCCGCTGGTCCTGGATGCGGACGCCCTCAACTGCCTGGCGGCAATGGGGGCAGCCGAGGCCCTCAAGCAGCGCCCCACTGAAACAGTCTTGACGCCCCATCCCGGCGAGTTTCGCCGGTTGTTCCCGCAGCTACCGGACCCGGGCGGCGATCGCCTGGAAGCCGTGCAGGCCGCCGCCCGCCACAGCGGCGCGATCGTCTTGCTCAAAGGGGCGCGTACCGCGATCGCCCATCCCGACGGCGGCGTTTGGGTGCTACCCGAGAGCACGCCAGCGCTGGCGCGCGGCGGCAGCGGTGACGTGTTGACTGGCCTCATTGGGGGATTGCTGGCGCAACCGCTGGATTCACCCGCTGAGGCGATCGCGGCAGCAGGCGCCTGGTGGCACGCGCAGGCAGGCCTGATGGCGGCGCGCCAGCGCACCCAGATGGGGGTGGATGCCCGCACCCTATCGCAGTTTTTGATCCCGGCACTGCAGCCCCTGACTGGGGCGAACGACCCCGGCAAGCGGCAGGCGGCAGCGCCGGCGTTTTAG
- a CDS encoding phenylalanine--tRNA ligase subunit alpha, whose translation MTASTHQLEQQLRELEQEATQAIAAAQTRERLEALRVRYLGKKGQVSQLLRSMGQLEADERPRIGALANEVKSTLQKRLAKARTQLERSQMQARLQAETLDVTMPGVGRPLGRVHPLNGTIDRMLEIFVGLGYTVAEGPEMESDYYNFEALNIPPDHPARDMQDTYYLPDGNLLRTHTSPVQIRYMEQHDPPLRVVAPGRTYRRDTVDATHSPVFHQLEVLAIEPGLTFADLKGTIVAFLQQLFGSELPVRFRASYFPFTEPSAEVDVQWQGEWLEMLGCGMVDPNVLKAVGCDPERETGFAAGLGVERFAMVLHQIDDIRRFYSSDLRFLQQF comes from the coding sequence ATGACCGCATCGACCCACCAACTCGAGCAGCAGTTGCGCGAGCTCGAGCAGGAAGCAACCCAGGCCATTGCAGCAGCCCAAACGCGCGAGCGCTTGGAAGCATTGCGCGTTCGCTATTTGGGCAAAAAGGGCCAAGTCTCGCAGCTTCTGCGCAGCATGGGGCAGCTAGAGGCAGACGAGCGACCGCGCATTGGAGCGCTGGCAAACGAAGTCAAATCGACGCTGCAGAAGCGCTTGGCCAAAGCTCGCACGCAGCTCGAGCGATCGCAGATGCAGGCGCGCCTCCAGGCCGAAACGCTCGATGTCACCATGCCCGGTGTCGGCCGCCCCCTGGGGCGGGTCCATCCGCTCAACGGCACCATCGACCGGATGCTGGAGATCTTTGTGGGGTTGGGCTACACCGTGGCTGAAGGGCCGGAGATGGAATCGGACTACTACAACTTTGAGGCCCTCAACATCCCGCCGGACCATCCGGCGCGCGACATGCAGGACACTTACTACCTGCCCGATGGCAACCTGCTGCGCACGCATACCTCGCCCGTGCAGATCCGCTACATGGAGCAGCACGATCCGCCGTTGCGGGTTGTGGCGCCCGGCCGAACCTACCGGCGCGATACGGTCGATGCCACCCACTCCCCGGTCTTCCACCAGCTCGAGGTGCTCGCCATCGAACCAGGGCTAACCTTTGCCGACCTTAAAGGGACGATCGTGGCGTTTTTGCAGCAGCTGTTTGGCAGCGAGCTACCCGTCCGCTTTCGCGCCAGCTATTTTCCATTCACCGAGCCCTCGGCTGAGGTGGACGTGCAATGGCAGGGCGAGTGGTTGGAAATGCTGGGCTGCGGCATGGTTGACCCCAACGTGCTCAAAGCAGTGGGCTGCGACCCGGAACGCGAGACTGGTTTTGCTGCCGGGCTAGGGGTCGAGCGCTTTGCCATGGTGCTGCACCAGATCGACGACATCCGGCGCTTCTATAGCAGCGACCTGCGCTTTCTGCAGCAGTTTTGA
- a CDS encoding DUF4870 domain-containing protein yields the protein MSEATDQRKLLSVLCHGSIFFGAIVVSVGIPIAIWLLSHDSVVKQNAKAALNFHINLWAYEVAFVLLTFVLIGYPLLVVLGLVNLIMPIVAIVRVLGEPDRAFRYPFIFRIF from the coding sequence ATGAGTGAGGCAACGGACCAGCGCAAGCTTCTATCGGTGCTGTGCCACGGCTCGATTTTTTTCGGGGCAATCGTGGTTTCGGTGGGGATCCCCATTGCAATTTGGCTGCTATCTCACGACTCGGTCGTCAAGCAGAACGCCAAAGCCGCCCTCAATTTCCATATCAACCTGTGGGCATACGAAGTTGCCTTTGTCTTGCTGACATTCGTTTTAATTGGCTACCCGCTGCTGGTGGTTTTGGGCCTCGTCAACCTGATTATGCCTATTGTGGCCATCGTGCGGGTGCTGGGTGAGCCCGATCGCGCCTTCCGCTACCCGTTCATTTTTCGGATTTTTTAA
- the pds gene encoding 15-cis-phytoene desaturase translates to MRVAIAGAGLAGLACAKYLVDAGHEPIMLERRNVLGGKVAAWQDPDGDWYETGLHIFFGAYPNLLGLFEELGIADRLQWKAHSMIFNRPEQPGTYSRFDFPNLPAPLNGIVAILRNRHMLSWREKLRFGLGLLPAMLRGQSYVEAMDAYTWSEWMQRQRMPQRVEREVFVAMAKALNFINPNEISATVLLTALNRFLQQKNGSQMAFLDGPPTERLCQPLVDYITARGGEVRLNAPIKQILLRDDGTVRGLSVRQRGRREAELLAADAYVSALPVDPLKKLLPTSWWDRAFFQQLEGLSGVPAINLHLWFDRKLTDIDHLLFSRSSLLSVYADMSNTCQAYAADRSMLELVLAPARDWIARPDREIIDATLAELKTLFPQHFDGDDPARLRKYRVVKTPRSVYKATPGRQACRPSQRTPIANFYLAGDYTRQPYLASMEGAVLSGKLAAQAIAEDAATAPAERQAASVASEASLAHGDA, encoded by the coding sequence ATGCGAGTTGCAATTGCCGGAGCGGGCTTGGCGGGGCTCGCTTGCGCCAAGTACCTCGTCGATGCCGGACACGAACCGATCATGCTCGAGCGCCGCAACGTGCTGGGGGGCAAAGTGGCCGCCTGGCAGGACCCCGATGGCGACTGGTACGAAACGGGCCTCCACATTTTTTTTGGCGCTTACCCCAACCTACTGGGCTTGTTTGAGGAGCTCGGGATTGCCGACCGGTTGCAGTGGAAAGCGCATAGCATGATCTTCAATCGCCCGGAGCAACCGGGCACGTACTCGCGCTTCGACTTCCCCAATCTCCCGGCCCCGCTCAATGGCATTGTTGCCATTTTGCGCAATCGCCACATGCTGAGCTGGCGCGAGAAACTCCGCTTTGGCCTGGGCCTGCTGCCCGCCATGCTACGCGGGCAGTCCTACGTTGAGGCTATGGATGCCTACACCTGGTCGGAGTGGATGCAGCGCCAGCGCATGCCCCAGCGCGTGGAACGCGAAGTGTTCGTCGCCATGGCCAAGGCGCTCAACTTTATTAACCCCAACGAGATTTCGGCGACTGTACTGCTCACCGCGCTCAACCGCTTCCTGCAGCAAAAAAACGGCTCTCAAATGGCGTTTTTGGATGGGCCGCCGACCGAGCGCTTGTGCCAGCCGCTGGTTGACTACATCACGGCGCGCGGCGGGGAAGTGCGGCTCAACGCCCCGATCAAGCAGATCCTGCTGCGCGATGATGGTACCGTTCGCGGCTTGTCCGTTCGCCAGCGCGGCCGCCGCGAGGCGGAGCTGCTAGCAGCCGATGCCTACGTATCGGCCCTACCGGTGGATCCGCTGAAGAAACTGCTCCCGACAAGCTGGTGGGATCGGGCCTTCTTTCAACAGCTTGAGGGTCTCAGCGGCGTTCCCGCGATCAACTTGCACTTGTGGTTCGATCGCAAGCTCACCGACATCGACCACTTGCTGTTTTCGCGTTCCTCGCTGCTGAGCGTCTATGCAGATATGAGCAACACCTGCCAGGCCTACGCCGCCGATCGCTCCATGCTCGAGCTCGTGCTGGCCCCGGCCCGGGACTGGATCGCGCGCCCCGATCGCGAAATTATCGACGCCACGCTAGCCGAGCTCAAAACCCTGTTCCCCCAACACTTCGACGGCGACGATCCGGCCCGGCTGCGCAAGTATCGCGTGGTCAAAACGCCGCGCTCGGTCTACAAAGCGACCCCCGGGCGGCAAGCCTGCCGCCCGTCGCAGCGAACGCCCATCGCCAACTTTTATTTAGCCGGCGACTACACGCGCCAGCCCTATCTGGCCAGCATGGAGGGCGCGGTGCTCTCTGGTAAGCTAGCGGCGCAGGCGATCGCCGAGGATGCGGCAACTGCGCCGGCGGAGCGCCAGGCCGCTTCGGTAGCGAGCGAGGCCTCGCTTGCCCATGGGGATGCATGA
- a CDS encoding phytoene synthase, translating into MPRRSQAQQQQPLASRDAAYERCRQITAQYAKTFYLGTLLMPRAKRRAIWAIYVWCRRTDELLDGPEAHATTAETLDCWEERIESVFAGHPRDNTEVALADTIERFPLELQPFRDMIAGQRMDLARNRYDTFAELRRYCYRVAGTVGLMSHAVLGVRTAGSDARLAYNPTEEAIALGIANQLTNILRDVGEDAQRNRIYLPREDLAAFGYTERDLFAGVVDERWRALMRFEIQRAREFYAQAEGGIRYLDRDARWPVWTALMLYRGILGAIERNQYDVFRQRAVVSKPRKTICLPVAWARAQAL; encoded by the coding sequence ATGCCACGACGGTCGCAAGCCCAACAACAGCAACCGCTCGCCTCGCGGGACGCCGCCTACGAACGCTGCCGGCAGATCACGGCCCAGTATGCCAAGACGTTTTATTTGGGCACGCTGCTCATGCCGCGGGCCAAGCGCCGAGCCATTTGGGCAATCTACGTTTGGTGCCGGCGAACGGACGAGCTGCTGGATGGCCCCGAGGCCCACGCCACGACTGCCGAGACCCTCGATTGCTGGGAGGAACGGATCGAGTCGGTGTTTGCCGGCCACCCGCGCGACAATACGGAGGTGGCCCTCGCCGATACGATCGAGCGCTTTCCACTGGAGCTGCAACCCTTTCGGGACATGATTGCGGGGCAGCGCATGGATTTGGCCCGCAACCGCTACGACACCTTTGCCGAACTGCGCCGCTACTGCTATCGGGTTGCCGGCACGGTGGGCTTGATGTCCCATGCCGTACTGGGGGTTCGCACGGCCGGCAGCGACGCTCGCCTGGCTTACAACCCCACCGAGGAGGCCATCGCGCTGGGCATTGCCAACCAGCTCACCAACATCCTGCGCGATGTAGGCGAAGACGCCCAGCGCAATCGGATTTATCTGCCGCGCGAGGATCTGGCCGCATTCGGCTACACCGAGCGGGATTTGTTTGCGGGGGTGGTCGACGAGCGCTGGCGCGCGCTGATGCGCTTTGAGATCCAGCGCGCGCGCGAATTTTACGCGCAGGCTGAGGGGGGCATTCGCTATCTGGATCGCGATGCCCGCTGGCCCGTTTGGACGGCCCTGATGCTCTATCGCGGCATCCTGGGCGCAATCGAGCGCAACCAGTACGATGTCTTTCGCCAGCGGGCTGTCGTCTCCAAACCGCGCAAGACCATCTGCCTGCCCGTGGCCTGGGCGCGCGCGCAGGCCCTTTGA
- a CDS encoding tRNA 2-selenouridine(34) synthase MnmH yields MPRSPIEVPFPPSESYSEIIDVRSESEFAQDCIPGAINLPVLHDRERAEVGTTYHQRSPFEARKQGAAVVARNVAAHLEAHFACRDRDYTPLIYCWRGGQRSSSLAQVLAQIGWRTLVLQGGYKAYRAYVRQQLAARLPQFRYRILCGLTGTGKTQLLHQLQSRGVQVLDLEGLAHHRGSLLGQVWGDRPQAQPAQKAFESQLLQAVQALDPRYPVWVESESSKVGNIHLPAPLWQAMKQASCVEIALPVAERVEWLLQQYPHWRDNPQALKHKLSSLKAQHGRQRVARWHHLVDTGQLRTLVRELLECHYDPAYRRSMERTFAGRVELSLPLPDHSAGSIARALDALVARSQPQVLEQARACHAGEDGGDSN; encoded by the coding sequence ATGCCCCGATCGCCGATTGAGGTCCCCTTTCCGCCCAGCGAATCCTACAGCGAAATCATCGACGTTCGCTCCGAGAGCGAGTTCGCGCAGGATTGCATTCCGGGGGCCATTAACCTCCCCGTCCTCCACGATCGGGAGCGGGCTGAGGTGGGGACCACCTACCACCAACGCTCGCCGTTCGAGGCGCGCAAGCAGGGCGCTGCCGTTGTCGCGCGCAATGTTGCCGCGCACCTGGAGGCGCACTTTGCCTGTCGGGATCGCGACTATACGCCGCTGATCTATTGCTGGCGCGGCGGCCAGCGCTCGAGCAGCCTAGCCCAAGTACTGGCGCAAATCGGCTGGCGTACGCTGGTGCTGCAAGGCGGTTATAAAGCCTATCGGGCTTACGTCCGCCAGCAGCTGGCGGCGCGCTTGCCGCAGTTCCGCTACCGGATCCTGTGCGGCCTGACCGGGACGGGCAAAACCCAGCTGCTGCATCAGCTGCAATCGCGCGGCGTGCAAGTGTTGGATTTGGAGGGGCTCGCCCATCACCGCGGTTCGCTACTGGGCCAAGTTTGGGGCGATCGCCCGCAAGCCCAACCGGCCCAAAAAGCCTTCGAATCGCAACTGCTGCAGGCCGTGCAAGCGCTCGATCCGCGCTATCCGGTTTGGGTGGAGTCCGAAAGCAGCAAAGTCGGCAACATCCACCTGCCCGCCCCGCTGTGGCAAGCCATGAAGCAAGCCAGCTGCGTCGAGATCGCGCTGCCGGTGGCCGAGCGCGTTGAGTGGCTGCTGCAGCAGTATCCCCACTGGCGCGACAACCCGCAAGCGCTCAAGCACAAACTGTCATCCCTCAAAGCCCAGCACGGCCGCCAGCGGGTTGCGCGCTGGCACCATCTGGTCGATACCGGCCAGCTGCGAACGTTGGTGCGAGAACTGCTCGAGTGCCACTACGATCCCGCTTACCGGCGCTCCATGGAGCGCACCTTTGCCGGGCGCGTGGAGCTGTCGCTGCCGCTGCCCGATCACTCGGCCGGCAGTATTGCTCGGGCGCTGGATGCCCTAGTTGCGCGCTCGCAGCCGCAGGTGCTGGAACAAGCCCGCGCTTGCCACGCGGGCGAGGATGGAGGGGATAGCAACTGA